The genomic stretch GGTTGAAGCTGAACTCGAAGACACGAGACTGAATGCAGGCTTTGAGGTTAAGACCTCCTTGCTGGATATTCAGGAAGCAGCCGACCGTATTACTGTTGCTCGGAAGTCTGTTGCCGCAGCTGAAGAAGCCTACCGTATGGCCGTTGCCCGTTATCAGGCTCAGGTAGGAACCAACACCGATGTGTTGAATGCTCAGTCTCGCCTCACGACAAGTGAAGCGCAGCTCTCGCAGGCCCTGGCTGACTATGGTACCGCCGTATCCGGTTTGTACGTTGCCATGGGTGAAAAAAATCTCGGCCTTATTGCCGACTAGCCATTCAGATGTTCTCGAATAGAAAACGTTCCTGGAAAGCGCAAGGCATGGAATGCGAAGCGTGCGGTCTTGATTTGACTGCGTACAGAGGATGCCAGGAAGTCACCTTACGTTGTCCTCAGTGTGGCAAAGAGTATGATTTGAATACATTTGCCCAACAAATGGATGATGAGTTTGAGGAGGAAATGGGTTTTGTTCCAATGGACAGGATCTGATCTCTCGCTCTCAATGCGTACAATAAGCGCGGCCACCGTTTTTTCGATGGCCGCGTTCCTTTTTCTTGCAGTTTGTGTGGCAGGGGCCCACGCCGCAGAGAATGATTGGCAGCCACTTGTTAAGCGTTTGGTGGATGACGGGTTTGAGCAGGCATATATCGAAAGTGTTTTTTCTGATGAGGAAGTCGTTTATTCGCCGGAAATAATGGCTCGCAAAATGAACTCCCTTGTTGAGATCAAGTTGTCAGCTCGAAAACCATCCAAAGCCCGTCAGCCGGAAGTGATGGATCGGTATCTAAATCCAATCCTTATTGCAGGGGCGTACGCTTTTTATCGTGACAATAGAGCCATTTTGGAACGTGTCGAAACGGATTTCGGTGTGCCAGGGGAAATTCTCACAGCATTGATGCTGGTCGAGACCAAGCTTGGCAAACAAGTCGGGCGTCACAAAGGCGTATTGATCTTGGCAAGTATGGCTCTTTCCAGTGACTTCGAGTTGGTTAGACCACATGTAGCCCGGAAGGATTTGTCTCCGGAAATGATGGATTGGCTTGTTAAGCGGACTGGTGAAAAAGCCGACTGGGGCTATCGTGAATTGAAATCGTTACTGACTTACGCACTCCAGAGTAGCAGGCCTGTGCAAACAATACCGAGTTCCATGTATGGTGCGATTGGCAAGTGTCAGTTTATTCCTTCAAGCGCACTTCATTATGGGGTGGATGGAACAGGGGATGGAGTGGTCGATCTGTTCGATACGACCGATGCCCTTTACAGTATGGCGAACTACGTGAAACTCCATGGCTGGAAAGAAGACCTCAGTTATAAAGAACAACTCAAGGTCATATATCGCTACAACCATTCGGAAAGTTACGCGATGACTATCCTTGCTGTTTCTGAAAAGATCAGAAAAACAAAAGAATTTTTTGAGAACTAATCCCCGTCGACCAAGCTTTTATACAAACTCAGGCTGCGTTTGAAGAATTCCTCAAAAGTCAATTGCGACATTGTCACTTTTTGCGCTGCCAAGACATTTTCCCGCAGTTTCTCGTCTTCAATGACATTGGCTATTGTGTTGGCAAGGGCGTGAAAGTCGCCTGGAGGCACCTGCATTGATTCTGGAACGAGGTCTGGCATAACACCGACTGTTGTAGAAACCAGTGGTCGATCCGCAGCCATGATTTCCAGGGCTGAACGGGCAATGGCTTCCGACCAGAGTGAAGAAAGAACGCCGATATCGATGGCTGAAATGCAGGCTTCAACGTCGTCCCTTTTGCCGGTGATGCTGGTGATATCTTCTACGCCATTGGTCTCTATCAGATTCTGAATCTCTTTCTGCTTCGTGGCTGATTCAAAACCAATGAGCATCAACTTGATATTGAGTCCTTTCTTGCGAAGAAGGGCGGCAGCCTCGATTGTTTCCCGATGCCCTTTGACTCTATCAAAACGGCCAAGCAGACCCAGGACTATTTCGTCATCAGCATATTGGAACTCATCTCGAATGCGAGCGCGCTCTTTTTCGTTGAATGCGAACCGCTTGGTGTCTACGCCGCCATGAATGAGCCAAAGCTGCTTGCTTGGTGTTTTCATGGTGTTCAGGAAATAGTCAGACATGCGTCTGTTGGTGACGACCACTGCATCGGCAACATGGGCATGAAGCCAGCGGTTAATACCATCTCCTCGGGGGGGGCGCTGGTCGCCACGTGTACGGACAAGCTTGTACGGGTAGCCGAAATGCTTCAGAAGAGCCCAGAGGAAAAAGCCTTCTCCCCGGTGACAATTGACGATTTCCGGGCGGTGCTTCTTGAGAAGTTGTATGATATGACGTGTTGCACTGGCGAGGCGGACGGGATTGGACGTATTCAAATCCACGGCAACAGTGGGCAGACCGAGTTCCTTAGCCTTTCTCTCGGTGTCTGTGTTGCCTTGGGTCAGTACGGTTACTTCATGGCCAGCGTCAGCAAGAAGGCGGCTCAAAGTAAGCGCATACCATGAGGTGGCGTTGAACCAGCGAACATTGATTACTTGAAATATTTTCATATATTATGGTTTTGTTAATTCCAGTTTTACTAAATGCCAACATGACAGTTCATTTTCGTTAACGCAAGGAAATTACACGCATGAAAGATACGCTGATATCAATCATAATGCCTACTTATAATCGTGAATCATTTTTGCCCAAAGCCATTGATTCCGTATTGGCACAAACATACGAAAGTTGGGAACTGATCGTGGTTGATGATGGTTCGATCGATGGCACTAAAGAATTGATCGCCAGCTACGACGACAGCCGTATCGTCTACCTTTACCAAAAAAATCAAGGTGTTTCTGCTGCCAGAAATACCGGGATCGCAGAGAGTAGAGGGGAAGTTCTGGCGTTGCTTGATTCCGATGACGAGTGGTTCCCGGATAAACTTGAAACACAATTGCGCTACATGTCTGAAAAGGGTTTTGAAATCTGTCAGACTGATGAAATATGGGTTCGTAATGGCAAGCGTGTTAATCAGCCGGCAAAATACGCGAAGCTTGAAGGGTGGTTCTTTGAAAAATCCCTTAATATGTGTCTGATCAGTCCGTCATGTACCATGTTTACTCGTCAGGTCTGGGAAAAAATCGGGCCTTTTGATACCGGAATGCTGTCCTGCGAAGATTATGACATGTGGCTCAGAGCATGTTTGCTGTACCCTGTTGGACTCGTTCCGAAACCATTGACGATAAAACATGGGGGGCGAGATGATCAGTTGTCAAACTGCATTCCATGTCCAGACAAGTATAGAATTCAGGCATTAATCAAAATAGTTCAATGTTGGGATCTTGACGCTGAACAGAAAACGGTTGCTTTGGCGGAGCTCGAAAACAAAGCTAGGATATACATGCAAGGGTGCGAAAAAAGGGGTAAAACGGACGAAGGTGAACAGGTTTGGAACCTGTTTTGCAGTGTGAAAGAAGGGAAGAAAGTTCCACTTAATACTTTGTGTTAAGTGGATAAGATTTCCTGCGAAACCTTCTATTGAGATGTGACCCTTTGACAGTCTGTAGCGTGACATACGAGAGGTGCCAGTGCCGTCCATAGCCAGTTTATTGGATTCTTTGCCAGAGATTAGCCAGTCCCGGTTGGTTGCATCGGGATTTGGTGTTTGGATTGTCTGGAAGGAAAAGCTCAACAAGGCGGTTCCCAACACACTGCGGGAATATGGTGCGTTGTGCATTGCAGAGGAAGCGAATCAGGCGCTTTGGTTTTGCAATACCTCCGAGATAGTTCGAGCTTTGGCGCGACTTCAGGTTTGGGCGAGAGTCAACCCTATGCCTGTCATGTGTCAGCTCATACCGATGACATTCCTTGTCGACTATGAAAGTCAGCACGCCATTTCCATTTCTCCAGAGCTGGACAGACAGGACGCCAATTTTCCACATGAATTTGAATTGCTGATTCATCCCAAACTGAAGACAGAAATTGAATCCGTAGCTGGCTTGCGTACACAGGTGCTCGGTGGAGTCGATGGGTTGGCTCCGGTCGAATGGCTCTTCATGCATGCGGACCAGGGGATGGACTACGAGTCCAGTCGCAGGTGGTATTTTGTCATCAAGCCGCTAGGAAACAAGGCTGACAAGGAAGCCATTTTGGGGTGGCGAGATTTTTCCACGGAAATTGTGGAACTGCTGCAACGAATGGGGCTCAAGTACATATCCGATGTAGAGGAAGGGTTCTTATTCTTCCCACTGGATTCATTTAATTTATTGCGCTCTTTCTGCACCGAGATTCTAACACTCATAAAACGAGTGAAAGATGATCCCGAACGCATGTACTGGCCCATTATCATGGTGGCTGTCGGCCAGAAGAATCTTTCATTTTCCGTCGATCTTCCAAAAAAGATTGGCTTGGATTGGAATCGGCTGGCCCCCGACTATCCGCATGTCCATTTCATGGAAGGACTCATGCTTTCTGAGTGGTTTCGCATGAATGAGGCCACGTATGGGACTGAGGCCCTTTCTCTCGATTCGTGGTGCACCATAGCGCTGCGGGATGGGACAGAGAGGCTGGACCATGGCACTATTCAGGTTGTTTTGCCGAGTGTGCTGCTGGGGCGTGAAGGAGAGAGTTGTTACTACTGCGGACAATTCAATCATAAGGCAGCGAACTGTCCGTCAAAGAGTATTCAGAAACCTCGGCCCGGTGTTTGGAGTTCTTTGGCAAAAATAGACATGAAAGATTTTTCCAAGGGATTTGCGGAAATGGATACAGCGGTCTCTTTGGATAATTATTCTGAGTCCATGTCTGCGACTTTGTCTTCTTCGGAGGGATTGGAGTCCCTAATGGCCAAGGCGGTTTTCGAGATCAACGTGCCGTCCCAGGTTCGTACGATGAAGATCGTTTGGCGAAGTCGAAGCAAGGAGTGGGCTGACGGACTTAAGCAGTTGGCCCCTCAGGAAGGGGACTATGTGTGGGAGGCCGTAGACCTCTTGGAGCAGGGCGAACTGGAGGAAATGGAAGGCCTCATTCGGGAGGCACAGGTCAAGTATCCCAGAAGCTATCAGCCTCATTGTTTGTGGGGCTTCTGGTATATGGAGAAGGGTGATCCTACTCAGGCCATGTTCCATTGGCAGGAAGCCGAACGGATGAGCTACACGCCGATGCAGCAGTCCTATTTGGCCTATCTTCAAGGACGTCTTATGGAGATTGAAGGGAATCTCAAGGAAGCAATCAACACCTATAAGAATGTCAACACCAAAGCTCCCACCTGGATCGATCCAGTTTATCGCCAGGGTGTGTGTATGGTGAAGATGGGCTTTACTGGTCAGGCCATGGATCTTTTCATGGACCTTGTTGATCGTGATCCTCACATCTTCAATAGAATTCTGGTGGATCCTGAGCTTGATCGTGGCCGAGTGCAATTAATGAGCACTCTTTGGGAGCGATGGGCAGAAGCGGATAGAGAAGTGAAGAGTGTCCGTGAACGTGTCGAGGCATTGAAGAAGGATATAGCAAGTCGCTTTGACGCAAATCATTCATTTTATGAACCTGCAATCGAAGAACTGGATAGGCTGGCCAAACTTGGTCAAACCAACAACTATGTTGCCTATCGGATGTTCATGCGTGGAGCAGACCGCTTCAAAAGTAATCTGGACTCGGAAATCAAGCGGGAAACTAAACGAATAGACTCTGAACTCGAATACCAATCGGATGTCGTTCGAAACATTCAAAAGGAAGCGGCATGGTTTCCTTTTCCGCGGTTGTTGCTTGATTTCAACAAAGATTTCAATTTCTGCGTGGACAAGATCAACTGGATTAAAACGCAGCATCTTTCTAATGCAGAAACATTCAGGCGAGCCACCATGTTGCTTGAAGAGATTGAGGAGCGCATAGCGCAACTGCAAAAACGCCTGGTTACCTTGCGGATCATTCGTGACAGCACGTTATTCGTGCTTATGCTGGGGCGAAACTTTATTTGGCTGGAGCTCATTGGGTTGGGTCTGGCTCTGGTGGCTATCCCTGCAACGCTTTACTTTACTCAGGATGTGCAGGGGAACTGGATACTAGACTCCATTCGTCAGCAACAGTGGGAAGTTACTAAAGGGCTGGTCATTATCCTCAGTATCGTCTGTCTGGCTGTGGCCGCAATCAAAAGCGCTTTTTCCTTTGATAAAAGGAAGCGTGAACTGTTTGAGCAGCTTGATGATGAGCTACGAAAGGCTGCCCCTCGTCGCTATTGATAATTTTATTTCACTACTTCTCATAAAGACGCGAAGTGCGTAATACTCTAGTCCTGAGAAAATCATGGAGGTATTATGCATAAACTCGTGTTGATTCGTCATGGTCAGAGTGAATGGAACCTGTCTAACAGGTTTACCGGCTGGACTGACGTTGATCTGACCGCGCAGGGAGTGAATGAGGCTATAGCAGGGGCCAAGCTTCTCCTTGAGGAAGGTTTTACCTTTGATCTCGCCTATACATCCTATTTGAAAAGGGCTGTTCGTACATTGTGGCTGGTTCAGGAAGAAATGGACCTGTTCTGGATTCCCGTGTTCAAAACATGGCGCTTGAATGAGCGACACTATGGTGCCTTGCAAGGCTTGAACAAGACTGAAACCGCTGCAAAGTATGGAGATGATCAAGTCTTTGTCTGGCGTCGCAGCTTCGATACGCCTCCTCCGGCGTTGGAGCAGGACGATGAGAGACATCCGGCCAATGAACCTCGATATGCCTCGCTCTCATCAGAAGAGTTGCCTGTGTGTGAATCGTTGAAAATGACGATTGACCGGACCATGCCATACTGGTTCCAGACGATGGAGCCTGCCATCCGTTCTGGTAAACGTGTTTTGATTGTTGCGCACGGCAACTCGCTAAGAGGGTTGGTTAAATACCTGGATGGAATGAATGACGAGGATATCACCAAACTCAACATCCCCACTGGGTTGCCATTGGTGTATGATCTCGACGCTGACCTGAAGGCTATTCGCCGGTACTATCTTGGCGACCAGGAGGCCGCAGCCAAGGCCGCGGAAGCTGTTGCCAATCAAGCCAAGGGTGGGTAAACCCATCCGGTCATGGACCGAACATTCACAGAACATTTATTGCAGTGGTATGATGCGAATCGCCGGGATCTCCCATGGCGTAGCAATCCTGAGCCTTACGGTGTCTGGATATCCGAAATTATGGCCCAGCAAACCCAGATGGAGCGTGTGGTTGCCTATTGGCGGCGCTGGATGGAGCGATACCCCGATCTGGGATCGTTGGCAGCGGCTTCTGAAGAAGAGGTTCTTAAGGTTTGGGAAGGGCTAGGATACTATAGCCGGGCCAAAAATATCCGTAAAGCTGCTGAGTTGATTCTTACGGATCATGCTGGTGTTTTTCCTGATGAAATCAAACAGATTCAGGCGTTGCCGGGTATTGGTGCATACACAGCCGGAGCTATAGCCAGTATTGCATTCAACAAGGTCGCACCAGCCGTGGATGCCAATGTGTTGCGCGTCTTTGCGCGCTTGCTGGATATTGCAGAGCCGGTCAAGGCGGCTAAGGTTAAGCAAGAAGTCGAGCAGGCTGTGTTACCTCTGATTCCTGAGAAACGTCCCGGTGATTTCAATCAGGCCCTGATGGAGTTCGGCGCGATGATTTGCTCTAAACGACCTGACTGTGATCAGTGTCCGATGAGTCAGCATTGCGCAGCTTTTGCCAATGGAACAACTGGTGAACGTCCTGTTCTCCCCCGGAAGCGTAAGGCCATTCATATCGAAATGGCGACCGGTGTACTGGTGTATAATGATAAGGTATTGATTCAAAAGCGAAAGCCAGATGATGTCTGGCCGGGCTTGTGGGAATTCCCTGGCGGATGTGTTGAAAAAGGCGAAACCCCTCGGGAGGCTCTGGTCAGGGAGTATATGGAAGAGGTTGAGCTGGAAATTTATCCAGCAGAAAAAATAACTGTCGTATCCTACTCCTATACAAAGTATCGAGTCACCATGCATTGTTATCTGTGCCATTCGGCCAATAACGGGCAGCTCAAACCTGTTTTTAACGAAGCGGTAACCGGGCAGTTCGTATCCCCTGAGTCCTTATCAAGTTATGCTTTCCCAGCCGGCCACAGGCGTCTTATCGAATGCATGCTCGATGAAGCATGGTTCGACAACTTGAAGTAACCTCTTCTATTACAGATTGTTACACTCTAAGGCACACTGTTTGCTTACTCCTTTGCGGAGGCCTCTCTGGGGCCAAATATTTGACGCAGGAGAAGTGACATGTCTTTGGGGTCCATAAACGATTACCATGCAATAGCAGCAAAATTATCCGACCAGTCAGGCAAGGGTGGCGATAACAGTGTTCGCAATGCGGGGTT from Pseudodesulfovibrio profundus encodes the following:
- a CDS encoding dual CXXC motif small (seleno)protein is translated as MFSNRKRSWKAQGMECEACGLDLTAYRGCQEVTLRCPQCGKEYDLNTFAQQMDDEFEEEMGFVPMDRI
- a CDS encoding lytic murein transglycosylase; the encoded protein is MPNKWMMSLRRKWVLFQWTGSDLSLSMRTISAATVFSMAAFLFLAVCVAGAHAAENDWQPLVKRLVDDGFEQAYIESVFSDEEVVYSPEIMARKMNSLVEIKLSARKPSKARQPEVMDRYLNPILIAGAYAFYRDNRAILERVETDFGVPGEILTALMLVETKLGKQVGRHKGVLILASMALSSDFELVRPHVARKDLSPEMMDWLVKRTGEKADWGYRELKSLLTYALQSSRPVQTIPSSMYGAIGKCQFIPSSALHYGVDGTGDGVVDLFDTTDALYSMANYVKLHGWKEDLSYKEQLKVIYRYNHSESYAMTILAVSEKIRKTKEFFEN
- a CDS encoding glycosyltransferase family 4 protein, encoding MKIFQVINVRWFNATSWYALTLSRLLADAGHEVTVLTQGNTDTERKAKELGLPTVAVDLNTSNPVRLASATRHIIQLLKKHRPEIVNCHRGEGFFLWALLKHFGYPYKLVRTRGDQRPPRGDGINRWLHAHVADAVVVTNRRMSDYFLNTMKTPSKQLWLIHGGVDTKRFAFNEKERARIRDEFQYADDEIVLGLLGRFDRVKGHRETIEAAALLRKKGLNIKLMLIGFESATKQKEIQNLIETNGVEDITSITGKRDDVEACISAIDIGVLSSLWSEAIARSALEIMAADRPLVSTTVGVMPDLVPESMQVPPGDFHALANTIANVIEDEKLRENVLAAQKVTMSQLTFEEFFKRSLSLYKSLVDGD
- a CDS encoding glycosyltransferase family 2 protein, which produces MKDTLISIIMPTYNRESFLPKAIDSVLAQTYESWELIVVDDGSIDGTKELIASYDDSRIVYLYQKNQGVSAARNTGIAESRGEVLALLDSDDEWFPDKLETQLRYMSEKGFEICQTDEIWVRNGKRVNQPAKYAKLEGWFFEKSLNMCLISPSCTMFTRQVWEKIGPFDTGMLSCEDYDMWLRACLLYPVGLVPKPLTIKHGGRDDQLSNCIPCPDKYRIQALIKIVQCWDLDAEQKTVALAELENKARIYMQGCEKRGKTDEGEQVWNLFCSVKEGKKVPLNTLC
- a CDS encoding tetratricopeptide repeat protein, which translates into the protein MPEISQSRLVASGFGVWIVWKEKLNKAVPNTLREYGALCIAEEANQALWFCNTSEIVRALARLQVWARVNPMPVMCQLIPMTFLVDYESQHAISISPELDRQDANFPHEFELLIHPKLKTEIESVAGLRTQVLGGVDGLAPVEWLFMHADQGMDYESSRRWYFVIKPLGNKADKEAILGWRDFSTEIVELLQRMGLKYISDVEEGFLFFPLDSFNLLRSFCTEILTLIKRVKDDPERMYWPIIMVAVGQKNLSFSVDLPKKIGLDWNRLAPDYPHVHFMEGLMLSEWFRMNEATYGTEALSLDSWCTIALRDGTERLDHGTIQVVLPSVLLGREGESCYYCGQFNHKAANCPSKSIQKPRPGVWSSLAKIDMKDFSKGFAEMDTAVSLDNYSESMSATLSSSEGLESLMAKAVFEINVPSQVRTMKIVWRSRSKEWADGLKQLAPQEGDYVWEAVDLLEQGELEEMEGLIREAQVKYPRSYQPHCLWGFWYMEKGDPTQAMFHWQEAERMSYTPMQQSYLAYLQGRLMEIEGNLKEAINTYKNVNTKAPTWIDPVYRQGVCMVKMGFTGQAMDLFMDLVDRDPHIFNRILVDPELDRGRVQLMSTLWERWAEADREVKSVRERVEALKKDIASRFDANHSFYEPAIEELDRLAKLGQTNNYVAYRMFMRGADRFKSNLDSEIKRETKRIDSELEYQSDVVRNIQKEAAWFPFPRLLLDFNKDFNFCVDKINWIKTQHLSNAETFRRATMLLEEIEERIAQLQKRLVTLRIIRDSTLFVLMLGRNFIWLELIGLGLALVAIPATLYFTQDVQGNWILDSIRQQQWEVTKGLVIILSIVCLAVAAIKSAFSFDKRKRELFEQLDDELRKAAPRRY
- the gpmA gene encoding 2,3-diphosphoglycerate-dependent phosphoglycerate mutase; its protein translation is MHKLVLIRHGQSEWNLSNRFTGWTDVDLTAQGVNEAIAGAKLLLEEGFTFDLAYTSYLKRAVRTLWLVQEEMDLFWIPVFKTWRLNERHYGALQGLNKTETAAKYGDDQVFVWRRSFDTPPPALEQDDERHPANEPRYASLSSEELPVCESLKMTIDRTMPYWFQTMEPAIRSGKRVLIVAHGNSLRGLVKYLDGMNDEDITKLNIPTGLPLVYDLDADLKAIRRYYLGDQEAAAKAAEAVANQAKGG
- the mutY gene encoding A/G-specific adenine glycosylase → MDRTFTEHLLQWYDANRRDLPWRSNPEPYGVWISEIMAQQTQMERVVAYWRRWMERYPDLGSLAAASEEEVLKVWEGLGYYSRAKNIRKAAELILTDHAGVFPDEIKQIQALPGIGAYTAGAIASIAFNKVAPAVDANVLRVFARLLDIAEPVKAAKVKQEVEQAVLPLIPEKRPGDFNQALMEFGAMICSKRPDCDQCPMSQHCAAFANGTTGERPVLPRKRKAIHIEMATGVLVYNDKVLIQKRKPDDVWPGLWEFPGGCVEKGETPREALVREYMEEVELEIYPAEKITVVSYSYTKYRVTMHCYLCHSANNGQLKPVFNEAVTGQFVSPESLSSYAFPAGHRRLIECMLDEAWFDNLK